From Mesorhizobium sp. Pch-S:
GCGAATCCGTCTCGAACTCGACGTCGCGGGCGGCAGGCTGGCGTCCGCCCGCATCGGCGGCAAGGCGGTGAAAGTGGGCGAAGGCAAGCTGTTCGTGTGATCCGGCAGGTAAAAACCGGGCTCCGGACAGGTGCGGCAAAAAGAACCGTATCGATTTGTCGGGAAATGAAGCGACAGGGGCTGGACAGGAGGGGGAGCGGCGGCTATATGCCCGCCCAAGCTGGTTTTCACCAGCCCCGTGGGTGATTAGCTCAGTTGGTAGAGCAGCTGACTCTTAATCAGCGGGTCGTAGGTTCGATCCCTACATCACCCACCATTTCAATCACTTAGCATCCATTCTGCCGGTACTGCTTTGCAGGCTGCCCGCAAGCTGGCGGATAACCGCGCCGGTTCTGTTCCGGCACGGATCGTCTTGACGATGTCGTTCGCTGGCTGGAGCATGATCCCGAAAAGGTGCAGACTCTTCGGGTAAGATCATGCGGTAACGCGGGAAGCTGTCGATCAGTCCCGATAGACTTCGACATTGATGAAGTCGGGGTGGACCTCGACCCGGATCATCGGCGTACCGTTCAGAATCGCCTGCCGTGACGCCTTGCTGGCCATCCCCCGGTTCAACATGTTTTCGAGCTTGGCCCGATTGCCCTTGTCGGAGAAAAACGAATCCGTCTCGTCCTCAGGGTCACCCTTTCCGTAGACATACAGATTGGCCCTGTCCTGGCGGATGATCGCGGCGACGCTGGTGAGGCGTTCGCCATTCGAGTTGAAGTGGTCGGCGGCGCTCAACCGGGCGACATAGGATTCAATCGACTGCGCGAAAGCAGCAGACGGCGATACGGCCAGCAAAAGACCAACGGACAAGCCCAGCGATTTCATGATGCCCTCTTTTTCGGAGAGACACTTACGCGGTCCGACGGCAACTGTCATCCGTGTCACGCGTGGCGTGTGGCGTGAGAGGGTGATCGGGCTCGCCTCCCTCCAGACCGACCATGTTGCCTGAGTCTGCCGTGAACTGCTGTCAGGCGACCCCGATCAGTTGGGAAACTATCCATCGCTTCAGGCGCGACAAGTGCGACGATCGTCGTAGGGGCGGCCTGGAAGGTCGATCGTTAGCTCATCGCCCTAACGCCAGGATGCAAGCCGACAATTGTCGACAAGGAGGTCATGGTTTCCAATGCTTCGACCTTCAAGCCGCGCGACTGGAATCGTCGAGACGGAAGTTGCTTCGCCAAGCGAATGTCGTGATCGTCAGGCTGTCAGGATCTTCGCTTCCTTGGCTGCGGCCAGAAACGCCTGTCTGGCGATTTCAGGCTCGCTGCCTCCGCCAAGCACCCTCATGCAGGCCATGCGAGCCATTATGCGCTGCCCCGTCTCTCCGATCGGCCAGTCGTAAAGCAACAGTTCTGCCGCTTCGCGCGTGCTCGTCACCAACCTCCGTCCTGAAGGAAGCCGCACGGTCACCGGGTTTTCAAACGTTCCTGTTTCGCCGTGGTTCATCTACAAGTCTCCAACGAGGCCCCACGACAGACCATACGGCGGAATACCCGTTTTGGTTTCTTCACTTTCGGGTGCGCACGCTCACGTTGCGTGATGGCATGGAGGGCTAAGCTCTCTAAAACCGAACCAAGGCCCTCAAGTAGCAGGGGTAATTTTCGCTACACGCGGTTACTTCCCGCAATAGCGGTCGTTGATGTCGTTGACCGCATAGGCGTCGGGGCCGACGCGGTGATAGGCGCAGGGGCCAGCGGCCGTCGTGAACATCTGTTTGTCGTAGTAGCGCGGGCCGCCGAACAGCATTTCGACAAGGGTACGCCCGGCCGGCACGTAACGCTCCTCGTGATGGACGCGCTGCTTCTTGTGGTGATGCTTCTTCTCGCCGGCGAAGGTTGGCGCGCTGAGGCCAATCGCCAGCACTGCCATCAGGGCGCAGGTTGCGAATTGCTTCATCGCCATCGAAAATCTCCATGTCGTTGGTCAGAAAGCAGCGGCCACGGCGAAAGTTCCCGTGAGCATTGGAGGTTCTCTGAAAAGCAGCGTGTTGGCAATGCCGCGCTGGCTTACAGTGACTCTTTGGAAGCTCGGCAGTCTGTCTTTGGCTATTTTTCCGAGACACCTGCTTCCGCGAAGCTTGCCATGCCTGCGTGGCAGGCCAGCGCTGAACGGACGAGGTTGACGGCGAGGCAGGCGCCGGACCCTTCGCCAAGTCGCATGCCGAGATCGAGCAGTGGTGTCAGGCCAAGCGCCTGCAGCAGGCCGCGGTGGCCGGCTTCCGCCGAGACATGGGCCGCAATGGTGTGGGCGAGGCCTGCTGGATGCAGCTTGGCCAGGGGGGCGGCTGCGGCGGTACAGACGAAGCCGTCGAGCAGCACCGGCACGTTGCGATGCCGCGCAGCAAGCGTCGCGCCGAAGATGGCCGCCAGTTCACGCCCGCCGAGCGCCGCCGCCGCCTTGAGCGGATCTGCAAGCACCGCGGCATGACGGTCAAGTCCGGCCTCGATCGCAACGACCTTGCGTTTCAGGCCGGCATCGTCGACGCCGGTACCGCGGCCGGTCCATTTTTCGGCGCCGCCGCCGAACAGCGCAGCCGAAATCGCCGCTGCCGGGGTGGTGTTGCCGATGCCCATTTCGCCGAGGCAGACCAGATCGAGATCCGTGTCCACGGCATCATAGCCGGCAGAGACGGCAGCGAGGAAAGCCGCTTCATCCATCGCAACTCCTTGGGTGAAGTCGCCGGTGGGGTGGTCGAGGTCGAGCGGGATGACATCGAGTTCCGCACCGGTGGCGCGGGCAAGCTGGTTGATGGCCGCGCCACCGTGGGCGAAGTTGGCCACCATCTGCACGGTGACTTCGGAAGGGTAGGCGGAGACGCCTTGGGCGGTGACGCCATGGTTGCCCGCGAACACCAACACTTTCACCCGGTCGAGCCGGGGCATGTCGCGGCCCTGCCAGCGTGCCAGCCAGGCGGCAATGGCTTCCAGCCGACCCAGGCTGCCCTGCGGCTTCGTCAACGTGTCCTGGCGGCGGGCGACCGCAGCGGCTGCCACCTCGCTGCCGGCTGGCAGGTCGCGGCAGGCGGCGCGCAGTTCATCGAAGGATTTGAAGGACATGACGGATTTGTCTCCGAAACAGAATCAGGTGAGCGCGACGGATGCGGCGATGAGGACGGCTATTTCACAAAGCTGCTGCAAGGCACCGGCGGCGTCGCCGGTATGACCGCCGATCTGGCCGAGGCAGAGCTTGCGGAAACACAGGAAGATCAAGGCGAGCAGGATGGCGGTGGCAAATGCGCCACCAAGGCCCAGCACCAGCAGCGTGATGGCGCCCACGGCTATGCCTGCCTGTGCAGTGCCCAGAGAAACCGTGCCGATGCGGGAAGAGAGACCCTCGGCGGTGGCCGATGGCAGCCAGTGCAGGAAGGCGCCGAGCAGGCCGCGGGAGGCGGCATGGGCGGCGACCAGCGCAAGCAAGGCGGACCAGCCACTGGAAAACTCCGCCAATGCACTCCAGCGGATGAGAATGCTCAAACCGAGCGCGGAGGCGCCATAGGCGCCGATGCGGCTGTCATGCATGATTTCCAGCTTGCGTTCCGGGGTGCGGCCGCCGCCGAAGCCGTCGGCGACATCGGAAAAGCCGTCTTCATGCAAGGAACCGGTGGTCAGCATCATCGCGGCCAGCGCCAGTGCCGCGGCCGGGCCGGAGGCGACGCCGAGGCTCGTTGCCAGCGTCAAGATCGCCGCGCCGACAACCGCCACAACCACACCGGCTATCGGCGCTGCCCAGATCGCGTCAGCCAGCCTGCGGTCGCCGAAATCCAAAACCGGCAACGGCAGGCGCGTGAAGAACACCAGTGACAGCGCGATGTCGGTGGCGATCCTGGCCGAGGCTGAGCCGGTGCTCATGGGTTCACCGCGATGGCGTGAAAAAACGTGCCGCTGACAAGACCGCGCCGCGCACCGGAAGCGCCAAGCGGATTGCCCAGCCCGTCGACAAGCTCGGCCAGCGGTTCATCCGAACCGGCATCCGTCACCTGTGCATAGTGGAATTCATGACCGCGCACGGCCGTTCCAGCTGTCCCAAGGGCGCAATCGCTGTTCAGCCGCGCTTCGCGATAGCCGAGATTCATCTTTCGCCTGGCAAAGGATGTCGAATGACCGAGCAGGCCCAGCATCGGATGGGTGACGCCGTCGGCGTCTTCGATTGCCGTCCCCAGCGTCATGAAGCCACCGCACTCGCCATGAACCGGTTTTGTCGTGGCAAATCGTAACATACCGGCGCGGAATTTTCCGGCGGCAGCGAGCGTGCCGGCATGCAGTTCCGGATAGCCTCCCGGCAGCCAGCAGACATCGCAGCTGGCATCCGGCGCCTCGTCGGCAAGCGGCGAGAAAGGCACGATCTCGGCGCCGGTGTTGCGCCAATGTGCGGCGACGTGCGGATAGACGAAGGTGAAGGCAGCATCCTCGGCCAGCGCGATGCGCTGACCGGGCGGAGGCAGTGCTGCGCTGAAATCGCCGGCAACTGGTTGCAGTGGCGAGGCCAGCGCCATGATCGCATCGAGATTGAGCGAGGTTTCGGCCATGTCGGCCAGTCGGTCGAGATGCGACATCAAACCGGCGTGCTCGCTGGCCTGGACGAGGCCGAGATGGCGTTCGGGCAGGGCCAGGGCTGAGTCGCGCTGGATGGCACCCACCACCGGCAGGCCCATTGCTTCGATGGCATCGGCGCACAGCTTGCGGTGGCGTTCGCTGCCAAGACGATTGAGCACGACACCGGCGATGCGCACATTGGGGTCGTAGCAGGAAAAACCCTTTGCAACGGCGGCTGCCGTTGTCGATTGGCCGGAGACGTCGAGCACCAGCAGCACCGGCAGCCGATAGAGCCGGGCGAGGTCCGCCGCCGAACCGGTGCGTCCATCCGGCGAGGGAATGCCGTCGAACAACCCCATGGCGCTTTCCAGCACCACCAGTTCGGCGTCGCCGGCTGCGCGTGCCGCGAGGCCATTGAGCAGGGAAGGCGGCATCGCCCAGCTGTCCAGATTGACGCCGGGAAGACCGGTGGCGGCGGCATGGAAGCCGGGATCGATATAGTCCGGGCCGGACTTCGCGCCGCGCACGCGCACGCCACGCTTTGCCAGCGCGCGCAGGATGCCGACGGTGACGCTGGTCTTGCCCGAGCCGGAACGCGGTGCACCGACGATGATGGCACTGCCATTCATGGCTTTGCCGCCAATCGCTCGCGCATGGCGACGATGCCGCCGACGACGATCAGCGCCGGCGAAACGATCGCTTCGCGTTCGGCGGCCTCCACCAGCGAGCCGAGGGTGGCGACGACAGTGCGCTCCTGCTTCAGCGTGGCATTTTCGATCAGGGCGGCTGGCGTATCCGGTGCCAGTCCGCCGGCCAGCAGATCGGCAACGGTCGCTTCGATGTGGGTCAGGCCCATATAGATGACGATGGGCTGGCCGGTGCGGGCGAGCGCCTGCCAGTCCGGGCGGTCGTCGGAGACCGCGGCAAAGCCGGTTGCCAGGATGATGGCGCCGTTGATGCCGCGCATGGTCGCTGGAATGCCGGCCGAGGTCAGCCCGCCAAAGGCTGAGGTGACGCCGGGCAGGACACGATAAGGAATGCCGTGTTCGATCAATGCCAGCGTTTCCTCGCCACCACGTCCGAAGACGTAGGGGTGGCCGCCTTTCAGGCGTACCACCTTGCGACCTTCCCTGGCGAGCTTGACCAGAAGGCTATTGATGTCGCCTTGCGGGATGGACAGCCGGCCGCCGCGCTTGCCGACATAGAATTTTTCAGCCTGCCCGGCGACGTCGATGATCTCCTGCGAGACAAGCGCGTCATGCACCAGCGCATCGGCCTGGCTGAGCGCAGAGAGCACTTCCAGCGTCAGCAGGCTGGGGTCGCCCGGGCCGGAGCCGGCCAGCCAGACATGGCCGGGCTCAAGTTGCGGCTTGTGTGCGGTGAGCTTTTCGAGCGTAGCGGAAAGCGTCATAGCCGGTTCCTGAAGCGGCGCTGGTAGTAGGCGTCGTAGAGTGAACTCTCGGTGAAGTCCTCTGCGGCCAGCGAACGCCCGACGAAGATCAGCGCGGTGCGCTCGATCGGATCGGCGGCGAGTATGGCGGCGACGGTCTCCAAAGTCGCCCGGATGACGCGCTCGTCCGGCCAGCTGGCGCGAAAGACGATGGCGACGGGGCAATCGCCGCCATAATGCGGGGTCAGTTCCTTCACCACCTGCTCGATGGCATGAATGGCGAGGTGGATCGCCAGCGTTGCGCCTGTCCGTCCGAAAGCTGACAAGGTTTCGCCGGGCGGCATCTTGGATGCGCGGCCCGAAACGCGGGTCAGCACCAGGCTTTGCGCCACTTCCGGGATGGTCAGCTCACGTTTGAGCGCGGCCGCCGCTGCGGCGAAAGAAGGCACGCCGGGGGTGAGCGTGTAGGCGATGCCGTTGCGTTCGAGCCGGCGGATCTGCTCGGCGACGGCGCTCCACACCGAGAGATCGCCGGAATGCAGCCTCGCCACGTCCTGCCCAGCCTTGTTGGCGGCGACGTATTCGGCCTCGATTTCGTCGAGCGACATCGGCGCAGTATCGACCAGCCGCGTTCCCGGCGCGCAATGCTGGAGCAGTTCCGGCGCCACGATCGAACCGGCATAGAGGCAGACCGGGCAGGACGCGAGCAGCCTTGCGCCGCGCAAGGTGATGAGATCGGCAGCGCCCGGGCCGGCGCCGATGAAATGCACGGTCATGCCGAGGCTCCACTGACAGCGATGGCGCAGGTAACGGCGCCTGTGATGAGGCGCGGACCCAGCAGGCGCGCATCCTTGCCGGCCGCCGCGAGTGCCGCGCTTTCCGAAACGGATGACGAGCCGGCAACGGCGCGGGAAATATCGGAACGGGTGAGAGTGTCGTCGCTCTCATCGGAGCCTTCGACGACGATCACCTCGAGGCCGAGCCGCTCCGCAGCGGCAAAGATCGCGGCCTCGTTCCGCTTGAAACTGGTGGTGGCGAGTGCGGAGAGCGCGGAGCGGTCGAGTTCGTGGCTGTGAAGGGCCGCGTCCAGCGCCGCCAGAACACCGGCGGTATCCACACCTTTGCGACAGCCAATGCCCGCGACGATCATGGCTTGACCCAGCTCCATTGCGTCACCGGCAGTGCGGGTCGCCAGGCCTGCATTGTGCCGACGGGTGCGGCGCGCGAAATGGCGATGCGGGTCAGCGTGCCGCCCAGTTCCGCCTGACGGGCGACCAGCAGCGCCTCCATCTCCAGCGTGACCGCATTGGCGACGCAGCGGCCGCCGGGAGGCAAGGCTTTCAGGGCGGCATCGAACACGCCCGCATCGGTGCCGCCGCCACCGATGAAGATGACATCGGGTGCCGTGAGGCCGGACAGTGCTTTCGGAGCCTCGCCTTCGATCACCGTCAATTCCGGCACGCCGAAAGCAACCGCGTTGTGCCGGATGCGCTCGGCGCGTTCGGCATTGGCCTCGATGGCGAGGGCGCGCAGCGAAGCATGCGACAGCATCCATTCGATGGCGATGGAGCCGGAGCCTGCGCCGATGTCCCACAACACCTCACCCCGGCGTGGCGCCAGCGCGGACAACGTTATGGCGCGCACTTCACGCTTGGTGATCTGACCGTCGGTCTCGAACAGTTCATCCGGGAGACCGGACGCCAAGGGAAGGATGCGCGCCTGAGTTTCCGATTCAATTTCAAGCGCCAATATGTTGAGCGGATTTATGTTTTTGAGATTGAAGGCATCGGCGCGGGAGCCGCGGACGAGTTCGTCCGGACCTCCCAGTGCTTCCAGTGCAGTCAGCCGGGACGGACCGAATCCCAGTTCGGAGAGTAGCGCTGCCAGCCTGGATGGTGCCGCCCCGTCAGAGGTCAGAGCCAGGATCCGCGCGCCGGGTTGCAGCAAAGGCCTGATGAGATCGAGCGGGCGACCATGCAGGGAAATCGTCTCGATGTCCTGCAGTGCCCAGCCAAGTCGTGACGCTGCGAGCGAGAAGGATGAGGGGGCAGGCACCACCACCATGTCGGCGGCGGCCACTTTACGCGCAAGCGTCACCCCAACGCCGTAGAAGAACGGATCCCCGGAAGCCAGCACGCAGACGCGGCGGCCGGCGCGGTCGAGAACCGCGTCCATCTCCGGATCGAAAGGTGTCGGCCACGGGTGCATCTCGCCGGTGGCCAGGGAACCCGCGAGTTCGAAATGACGCTTGCCGCCGAAGACGAACTCGGCCTCGGCGATCAGCCGCTTGGCCTCGTCGCCCAGACCCGCTACACCGTCCTCGCCGATGCCGACGATGGCGAGCCAGGCTGGCAAGGCACGCGTTTCTTTCTCAGCAGGCATGATGTCCCACCGTATTCTCATCCTGGGCGGCACGACCGAGGCGAGGCAACTGGCCAGCCATCTGGCAGCGAGGCCCGATGTCGAATTGACCCTTTCGCTGGCGGGCCGCACGGAGAATCCGCTGGCCCAGCAGGTGCCGACGCGCGTCGGCGGTTTCGGCGGCGCCGAAGGCCTGGCTGGCTATCTGCGGGACACCGGGACAGATCTGCTGATCGACGCGACGCATCCATACGCGGCGCGTATTTCGGCCAACGCCGCCGAAGCCGCGCAACTTGCCGGCGTGCCGATCCTGGCGCTGCGGCGCTCCGGCTGGGAGCGAAGAGAAGGCGACCGCTGGACTGAAGTGGACGATGCTGCCGCTGCCGCCGTCGCGTTGGGCCTGCCCGCCCGGCGTGTCTTTCTGGCGCTCGGGCGCCAGGACGTCGGCGCCTTCGAGAGCGCAGCCCAGCACCATTATCTGCTGCGCAGCGTCGACCCGGTCGAGCCGCCGCTCGGCGTTCCGCATGTCGACTATCTTCTGGCGCGTGGACCGTTTCGCGAGGCGGACGAGCATCGATTGCTGCTCGAACACGGCATCGACGTCGTCGTTTGCAAGAACAGCGGTGGTGAAGCGACCTACGGCAAGATCGCCGCGGCGCGGGCACTCGGCATCGAGGTGGTGATGATCCGCAGGCCCATCCTGCCGACGGTAGCTTCGGCGCCAGGCGTCCCGGAGCTGCTGGTCATGGTCGATCATTCTCTGCGTCCCGTCGCCGAACGCGGCGTGTAGACCAGCGCCGGCTTGCCGTTGCGCTTGATGATACGGGTTTCAGGCGATCCGATAATCACACAGGTTGCCATGTCCGCCATGTCGGCGCGGGCGAAAGCCAGCGAGGCGACTTCGATGCGCTCGTCGGGACGGCCTGCGGCGCGACCGAAGATCACCGGCGTGGTGCCTGGCAAAACAGCGGCGAGCGCCTCG
This genomic window contains:
- the cobA gene encoding uroporphyrinogen-III C-methyltransferase, translating into MTLSATLEKLTAHKPQLEPGHVWLAGSGPGDPSLLTLEVLSALSQADALVHDALVSQEIIDVAGQAEKFYVGKRGGRLSIPQGDINSLLVKLAREGRKVVRLKGGHPYVFGRGGEETLALIEHGIPYRVLPGVTSAFGGLTSAGIPATMRGINGAIILATGFAAVSDDRPDWQALARTGQPIVIYMGLTHIEATVADLLAGGLAPDTPAALIENATLKQERTVVATLGSLVEAAEREAIVSPALIVVGGIVAMRERLAAKP
- the cobT gene encoding nicotinate-nucleotide--dimethylbenzimidazole phosphoribosyltransferase — encoded protein: MSFKSFDELRAACRDLPAGSEVAAAAVARRQDTLTKPQGSLGRLEAIAAWLARWQGRDMPRLDRVKVLVFAGNHGVTAQGVSAYPSEVTVQMVANFAHGGAAINQLARATGAELDVIPLDLDHPTGDFTQGVAMDEAAFLAAVSAGYDAVDTDLDLVCLGEMGIGNTTPAAAISAALFGGGAEKWTGRGTGVDDAGLKRKVVAIEAGLDRHAAVLADPLKAAAALGGRELAAIFGATLAARHRNVPVLLDGFVCTAAAAPLAKLHPAGLAHTIAAHVSAEAGHRGLLQALGLTPLLDLGMRLGEGSGACLAVNLVRSALACHAGMASFAEAGVSEK
- a CDS encoding adenosylcobinamide-GDP ribazoletransferase, producing MSTGSASARIATDIALSLVFFTRLPLPVLDFGDRRLADAIWAAPIAGVVVAVVGAAILTLATSLGVASGPAAALALAAMMLTTGSLHEDGFSDVADGFGGGRTPERKLEIMHDSRIGAYGASALGLSILIRWSALAEFSSGWSALLALVAAHAASRGLLGAFLHWLPSATAEGLSSRIGTVSLGTAQAGIAVGAITLLVLGLGGAFATAILLALIFLCFRKLCLGQIGGHTGDAAGALQQLCEIAVLIAASVALT
- a CDS encoding cobyrinate a,c-diamide synthase; its protein translation is MNGSAIIVGAPRSGSGKTSVTVGILRALAKRGVRVRGAKSGPDYIDPGFHAAATGLPGVNLDSWAMPPSLLNGLAARAAGDAELVVLESAMGLFDGIPSPDGRTGSAADLARLYRLPVLLVLDVSGQSTTAAAVAKGFSCYDPNVRIAGVVLNRLGSERHRKLCADAIEAMGLPVVGAIQRDSALALPERHLGLVQASEHAGLMSHLDRLADMAETSLNLDAIMALASPLQPVAGDFSAALPPPGQRIALAEDAAFTFVYPHVAAHWRNTGAEIVPFSPLADEAPDASCDVCWLPGGYPELHAGTLAAAGKFRAGMLRFATTKPVHGECGGFMTLGTAIEDADGVTHPMLGLLGHSTSFARRKMNLGYREARLNSDCALGTAGTAVRGHEFHYAQVTDAGSDEPLAELVDGLGNPLGASGARRGLVSGTFFHAIAVNP
- a CDS encoding cobalt-precorrin-6A reductase, encoding MSHRILILGGTTEARQLASHLAARPDVELTLSLAGRTENPLAQQVPTRVGGFGGAEGLAGYLRDTGTDLLIDATHPYAARISANAAEAAQLAGVPILALRRSGWERREGDRWTEVDDAAAAAVALGLPARRVFLALGRQDVGAFESAAQHHYLLRSVDPVEPPLGVPHVDYLLARGPFREADEHRLLLEHGIDVVVCKNSGGEATYGKIAAARALGIEVVMIRRPILPTVASAPGVPELLVMVDHSLRPVAERGV
- the cobM gene encoding precorrin-4 C(11)-methyltransferase, with the translated sequence MTVHFIGAGPGAADLITLRGARLLASCPVCLYAGSIVAPELLQHCAPGTRLVDTAPMSLDEIEAEYVAANKAGQDVARLHSGDLSVWSAVAEQIRRLERNGIAYTLTPGVPSFAAAAAALKRELTIPEVAQSLVLTRVSGRASKMPPGETLSAFGRTGATLAIHLAIHAIEQVVKELTPHYGGDCPVAIVFRASWPDERVIRATLETVAAILAADPIERTALIFVGRSLAAEDFTESSLYDAYYQRRFRNRL
- the cbiE gene encoding precorrin-6y C5,15-methyltransferase (decarboxylating) subunit CbiE, which codes for MPAEKETRALPAWLAIVGIGEDGVAGLGDEAKRLIAEAEFVFGGKRHFELAGSLATGEMHPWPTPFDPEMDAVLDRAGRRVCVLASGDPFFYGVGVTLARKVAAADMVVVPAPSSFSLAASRLGWALQDIETISLHGRPLDLIRPLLQPGARILALTSDGAAPSRLAALLSELGFGPSRLTALEALGGPDELVRGSRADAFNLKNINPLNILALEIESETQARILPLASGLPDELFETDGQITKREVRAITLSALAPRRGEVLWDIGAGSGSIAIEWMLSHASLRALAIEANAERAERIRHNAVAFGVPELTVIEGEAPKALSGLTAPDVIFIGGGGTDAGVFDAALKALPPGGRCVANAVTLEMEALLVARQAELGGTLTRIAISRAAPVGTMQAWRPALPVTQWSWVKP
- a CDS encoding DUF982 domain-containing protein — protein: MNHGETGTFENPVTVRLPSGRRLVTSTREAAELLLYDWPIGETGQRIMARMACMRVLGGGSEPEIARQAFLAAAKEAKILTA
- a CDS encoding cobalamin biosynthesis protein, encoding MIVAGIGCRKGVDTAGVLAALDAALHSHELDRSALSALATTSFKRNEAAIFAAAERLGLEVIVVEGSDESDDTLTRSDISRAVAGSSSVSESAALAAAGKDARLLGPRLITGAVTCAIAVSGASA